The following coding sequences lie in one Punica granatum chloroplast, complete genome genomic window:
- the psaA gene encoding photosystem I P700 apoprotein A1, with protein sequence MIIRSPEPEVKILVDRDPIKTSFEEWAKPGHFSRTIAKGPDTTTWIWNLHADAHDFDSHTSDLEEISRKVFSAHFGQLSIIFLWLSGMYFHGARFSNYEAWLSDPTHIGPSAQVVWPIVGQEILNGDVGGGFRGIQITSGFFQIWRASGITSELQLYCTAIGALVFAALMLFAGWFHYHKAAPKLAWFQDVESMLNHHLAGLLGLGSLSWAGHQVHVSLPINQFLNAGVDPKEIPLPHEFILNRDLLAQLYPSFAEGATPFFTLNWSKYAEFLTFRGGLDPVTGGLWLTDIAHHHLAIAILFLIAGHMYRTNWGIGHGLKDILEAHKGPFTGQGHKGLYEILTTSWHAQLSLNLAMLGSLTIVVAHHMYSMPPYPYLATDYGTQLSLFTHHMWIGGFLIVGAAAHAAIFMVRDYDPTTRYNDLLDRVLRHRDAIISHLNWVCIFLGFHSFGLYIHNDTMSALGRPQDMFSDTAIQLQPVFAQWIQNTHALAPGATAPGATASTSLTWGGGDLVAVGGKVALLPIPLGTADFLVHHIHAFTIHVTVLILLKGVLFARSSRLIPDKANLGFRFPCDGPGRGGTCQVSAWDHVFLGLFWMYNAISVVIFHFSWKMQSDVWGSISDQGVVTHITGGNFAQSSITINGWLRDFLWAQASQVIQSYGSSLSAYGLFFLGAHFVWAFSLMFLFSGRGYWQELIESIVWAHNKLKVAPATQPRALSIVQGRTVGVTHYLLGGIATTWAFFLARIIAVG encoded by the coding sequence ATGATTATTCGTTCGCCGGAACCAGAAGTCAAAATTTTGGTAGATAGGGATCCCATAAAAACTTCTTTCGAGGAATGGGCCAAACCGGGTCATTTCTCAAGAACAATAGCTAAGGGCCCTGATACTACCACTTGGATCTGGAACCTACATGCTGATGCTCACGATTTTGATAGCCATACCAGTGATTTGGAGGAGATCTCCCGAAAAGTATTTAGTGCCCATTTCGGGCAACTTTCCATTATTTTTCTTTGGCTGAGTGGCATGTATTTCCACGGTGCTCGTTTTTCCAATTATGAAGCATGGCTAAGTGACCCTACTCACATTGGACCTAGTGCTCAGGTGGTTTGGCCAATAGTGGGCCAAGAAATATTGAATGGCGATGTGGGCGGGGGTTTCCGAGGAATACAAATAACCTCTGGTTTTTTTCAGATTTGGCGAGCATCTGGAATAACTAGTGAATTACAACTCTATTGTACCGCAATTGGTGCATTAGTCTTTGCAGCCTTAATGCTTTTTGCTGGTTGGTTCCATTATCACAAAGCTGCTCCAAAATTGGCCTGGTTCCAAGATGTAGAATCCATGTTGAATCACCATTTAGCAGGGCTACTAGGACTGGGGTCTCTTTCTTGGGCGGGGCATCAAGTACATGTATCTTTACCAATTAACCAATTTCTAAACGCTGGAGTAGATCCTAAAGAGATCCCACTTCCTCATGAATTTATCTTGAATCGGGATCTTTTGGCTCAACTTTATCCAAGCTTTGCCGAGGGAGCAACTCCATTTTTTACCTTGAATTGGTCAAAATATGCAGAATTTCTTACTTTTCGTGGAGGGTTAGATCCAGTAACTGGGGGTCTATGGTTGACTGATATTGCTCATCATCATTTAGCTATTGCAATTCTTTTCTTGATAGCAGGTCATATGTATAGGACCAACTGGGGCATTGGTCATGGTCTAAAAGATATTTTAGAGGCTCATAAAGGTCCATTTACAGGCCAGGGCCATAAAGGCCTATACGAGATCCTAACAACGTCATGGCATGCTCAATTATCTCTTAACCTAGCTATGTTAGGCTCTTTAACCATTGTTGTAGCTCACCATATGTATTCCATGCCCCCTTATCCATATCTAGCTACTGACTATGGTACCCAACTGTCATTGTTCACACATCACATGTGGATTGGTGGATTTCTCATAGTTGGTGCTGCCGCGCATGCAGCTATTTTTATGGTAAGAGATTATGATCCAACTACTCGATACAACGATCTATTAGATCGTGTCCTTAGGCATCGCGATGCAATCATATCACATCTCAACTGGGTATGTATATTTCTAGGCTTTCACAGTTTCGGTTTGTATATTCATAATGATACCATGAGCGCTTTAGGGCGCCCTCAAGATATGTTTTCGGATACCGCTATACAATTACAACCTGTCTTTGCTCAATGGATACAAAACACCCATGCTTTGGCGCCTGGTGCAACGGCCCCTGGTGCAACAGCAAGCACTAGTTTGACTTGGGGGGGTGGTGATTTAGTGGCAGTGGGGGGCAAGGTTGCTTTGTTACCTATTCCATTAGGAACCGCAGATTTTTTGGTCCATCACATCCATGCATTTACGATTCATGTAACGGTATTGATACTCCTGAAAGGTGTTCTATTTGCTCGTAGCTCTCGTTTGATACCGGATAAAGCAAATCTTGGTTTTCGTTTCCCTTGTGATGGACCTGGACGAGGAGGGACCTGTCAAGTATCCGCTTGGGATCATGTCTTCTTAGGCCTATTCTGGATGTACAATGCAATTTCAGTAGTCATATTTCATTTCAGTTGGAAAATGCAGTCAGACGTTTGGGGTAGTATAAGTGATCAAGGAGTGGTAACTCATATCACGGGAGGAAACTTTGCGCAGAGTTCCATCACTATTAATGGTTGGCTCCGCGATTTCTTATGGGCACAAGCATCCCAAGTAATTCAGTCTTATGGTTCTTCATTATCTGCATATGGCCTTTTTTTCCTAGGTGCTCATTTTGTATGGGCTTTTAGTTTAATGTTTCTATTCAGCGGGCGTGGTTATTGGCAAGAACTTATTGAATCCATCGTTTGGGCTCATAATAAATTAAAAGTTGCTCCTGCTACTCAGCCTAGAGCCTTGAGCATTGTACAAGGACGTACTGTAGGAGTAACCCATTACCTTCTGGGTGGAATTGCCACAACATGGGCATTCTTCTTAGCACGAATTATTGCAGTAGGATAA
- the ycf3 gene encoding hypothetical chloroplast RF34 has protein sequence MPRSRINGNFIDKTFSIVANILLRIIPTTSGEKEAFTYYRDGMSAQSEGNYAEALQNYYEAMRLEIDPYDRSYILYNIGLIHTSNGEHTKALEYYFRALERNPFLPQAFNNMAVICHYRGEQAIRQGDSEIAEAWFDQAAEYWKQAIALTPGNYIEAQNWLKITRRFE, from the exons ATGCCTAGATCAAGGATAAATGGAAATTTTATTGATAAGACCTTTTCAATTGTAGCCAATATCTTATTACGAATAATTCCGACAACTTCAGGAGAAAAAGAGGCATTTACCTATTACAGAGATG GGATGTCGGCTCAATCCGAAGGAAATTATGCCGAAGCTTTACAGAATTATTATGAAGCTATGCGACTAGAAATTGATCCCTATGATCGAAGCTATATACTCTATAACATAGGCCTTATCCACACAAGTAACGGAGAACATACAAAAGCCTTGGAATATTATTTTCGGGCACTAGAACGAAACCCGTTCTTACCACAAGCTTTTAATAATATGGCTGTGATCTGTCATTAC CGAGGGGAACAGGCCATTCGACAGGGCGATTCTGAAATTGCGGAGGCTTGGTTCGATCAAGCCGCTGAGTATTGGAAACAAGCTATAGCGCTTACGCCTGGTAATTATATTGAAGCGCAAAATTGGTTGAAGATCACGAGACGTTTCGAATAA
- the rps4 gene encoding ribosomal protein S4, whose protein sequence is MSRYRGPRFKKIRRLGALPGLTSKRPRAGGDLRNQSRSGKKSQYRIRLEEKQKLRFHYGLTERQLLKYVRIAGKAKGSTGQVLLQLLEMRLDNILFRLGMAATIPQARQLVNHRHILVNGRIVDIPSYRCKPRDIITARDDQKSKAMIQNYLDSSPHEEVPKHLTLHPFQYKGLVNQIIDSKWVGLKINELLVVEYYSRQT, encoded by the coding sequence ATGTCGCGTTACCGAGGACCTCGTTTCAAAAAAATACGCCGTCTAGGGGCTTTACCAGGACTAACTAGTAAAAGGCCTAGGGCCGGAGGTGATCTGAGAAACCAATCACGCTCCGGGAAAAAATCTCAATATCGTATTCGTTTAGAAGAAAAACAAAAATTGCGTTTTCATTATGGTCTTACAGAACGACAATTACTTAAATACGTTCGTATCGCCGGAAAGGCAAAAGGGTCGACGGGTCAGGTTTTACTACAATTACTTGAAATGCGTTTGGATAACATCCTTTTTCGATTGGGTATGGCTGCGACTATTCCTCAAGCCCGCCAATTAGTTAATCATAGACATATTTTAGTTAATGGTCGTATAGTAGATATACCAAGTTATCGCTGCAAGCCGCGAGATATTATTACGGCGAGGGATGATCAAAAATCTAAAGCTATGATTCAAAATTATCTTGATTCATCCCCCCACGAAGAAGTGCCAAAACATTTGACCCTTCACCCATTCCAATATAAAGGATTAGTCAATCAAATAATAGATAGTAAATGGGTCGGTTTGAAAATAAATGAATTGCTAGTCGTAGAATATTATTCTCGTCAGACTTAA
- the ndhJ gene encoding NADH-plastoquinone oxidoreductase subunit J, with product MQGRLSAWLVKHGLVHRSLGFDYQGTETLQIKPEDWHSIAVILYVYGYNYLRSQCAYDVAPGGLLASVYHLTRIEYGVDQPEEVCIKVFAPRNNPRIPSVFWVWKSADFQERESYDMLGICYDNHPRLKRILMPESWIGWPLRKDYIAPNFYEIQDAY from the coding sequence ATGCAGGGTCGTTTGTCTGCTTGGCTAGTCAAGCACGGACTAGTTCATAGATCTTTGGGCTTCGATTACCAAGGAACAGAAACTTTACAAATAAAGCCTGAGGATTGGCATTCCATTGCTGTCATTTTATATGTATATGGTTACAATTATCTACGTTCCCAATGTGCTTATGATGTAGCACCCGGCGGACTGTTAGCTAGTGTGTATCATCTTACGAGAATAGAGTATGGTGTGGATCAACCAGAAGAAGTATGCATAAAAGTATTTGCTCCAAGGAATAATCCTAGAATTCCGTCTGTTTTCTGGGTTTGGAAAAGTGCGGATTTTCAAGAACGGGAGTCTTATGATATGCTGGGAATCTGTTATGATAACCATCCACGACTGAAACGTATCTTAATGCCTGAAAGTTGGATAGGATGGCCCTTACGTAAGGATTATATTGCCCCTAATTTTTATGAAATACAAGATGCTTATTGA
- the ndhK gene encoding NADH-plastoquinone oxidoreductase subunit K, with amino-acid sequence MNSIEFPLLARTTQNSVISTTSNDLSNWSRLSSLWPLLYGTSCCFIEFASLIGSRFDFDRYGLVPRSSPRQADLILTAGTVTMKMAPSLVRLYEQMPEPKYVIAMGACTITGGMFSTDSYSTVRGVDKLIPVDVYLPGCPPKPEAVIDAITKLRKKISREIYEDQIRSQEDNRCFTTNHKFHLGRSTHTGNYDQGLLYQSPSTSEIPSETFFKYKSSVSSHELVN; translated from the coding sequence ATGAATTCCATAGAATTTCCTTTACTTGCTCGAACAACCCAAAATTCAGTTATTTCAACTACATCAAATGATCTTTCAAATTGGTCAAGGCTCTCAAGTTTATGGCCGCTTCTTTATGGTACCAGTTGTTGCTTCATTGAATTTGCTTCATTAATAGGCTCACGGTTCGACTTTGATCGTTATGGACTGGTACCAAGATCGAGTCCTAGACAGGCGGACCTAATTTTAACAGCTGGCACAGTAACAATGAAAATGGCTCCTTCCTTAGTGAGATTATATGAACAAATGCCTGAACCAAAATATGTTATTGCTATGGGAGCGTGTACAATTACAGGGGGGATGTTCAGTACCGATTCTTATAGTACTGTTCGGGGAGTAGACAAGCTAATTCCTGTAGATGTCTATTTGCCAGGCTGTCCGCCTAAACCGGAGGCAGTTATAGATGCTATAACAAAACTTCGTAAGAAAATATCTAGAGAAATCTATGAAGATCAAATTAGGTCTCAAGAGGATAATCGGTGTTTTACTACCAATCACAAGTTTCATCTTGGACGCAGTACTCATACTGGAAATTATGATCAAGGATTACTCTATCAATCACCATCTACTTCAGAGATACCTTCGGAAACATTTTTCAAATACAAAAGTTCAGTATCTTCTCACGAATTAGTGAATTAG
- the ndhC gene encoding NADH-plastoquinone oxidoreductase subunit 3, whose product MFLLYEYDIFWAFLIISSVIPILAFLISGVLAPINKGPEKLSSYESGIEPMGDAWLQFRIRYYMFALVFVVFDVETVFLYPWAMSFDILGVSVFIEALIFVLILIVGLVYAWRKGALEWS is encoded by the coding sequence ATGTTTCTGCTTTACGAATATGATATTTTCTGGGCATTTCTAATAATATCAAGTGTTATTCCTATTTTGGCATTTCTAATTTCCGGAGTTTTAGCCCCAATTAACAAAGGGCCAGAGAAACTTTCGAGTTATGAATCGGGCATAGAACCAATGGGCGATGCTTGGTTACAATTTCGGATACGTTATTATATGTTTGCTCTAGTTTTTGTTGTTTTTGATGTTGAAACGGTTTTTCTTTATCCATGGGCAATGAGTTTCGATATATTGGGGGTATCCGTATTTATAGAAGCTTTAATTTTCGTGCTTATCTTAATTGTTGGTTTAGTTTATGCATGGCGAAAGGGAGCATTAGAATGGTCTTAG
- the atpE gene encoding ATP synthase CF1 epsilon subunit, which produces MTLNLCVLTPNRIVWDSEVKEIILSTNSGQIGVLPNHAPIATAVDIGILRIRLNGQWLTMALMGGFARIGNNKITILVNDAEKGSDIDPQEAQQILELAEANLRKAEGKRQIIEANLALRRARTRVEAINAIS; this is translated from the coding sequence ATGACCTTAAATCTTTGTGTATTAACCCCTAATCGAATTGTTTGGGATTCAGAAGTAAAAGAAATCATTTTATCTACTAATAGTGGACAAATTGGCGTATTACCAAATCACGCGCCTATTGCCACAGCTGTCGATATAGGTATTTTGAGAATACGCCTTAACGGCCAATGGTTAACGATGGCTCTGATGGGTGGTTTTGCTAGAATAGGCAATAATAAGATCACTATTTTAGTAAATGACGCGGAAAAGGGTAGTGACATTGATCCACAAGAAGCTCAGCAAATTCTTGAACTAGCGGAAGCTAACTTAAGGAAAGCTGAAGGTAAGAGACAAATAATTGAGGCAAATCTAGCTCTTAGACGAGCTAGGACACGAGTCGAGGCTATCAATGCGATTTCATAA
- the atpB gene encoding ATP synthase CF1 beta subunit, producing the protein MRINPTTSGPGVSTLEKKTLGRIAQIIGPVLDVAFPPGKMPNIYNALVVKGRDTVGQEINVTCEVQQLLGNNRVRAVAMSATDGLTRGMEVVDTGAPLSVPVGGATLGRIFNVLGEPVDDLGPVDTRTTSPIHRSAPAFIQLDTKLSIFETGIKVVDLLAPYRRGGKIGLFGGAGVGKTVLIMELINNIAKAHGGVSVFGGVGERTREGNDLYMEMKESGVINEKNIAESKVALVYGQMNEPPGARMRVGLTALTMAEYFRDVNEQDVLLFIDNIFRFVQAGSEVSALLGRMPSAVGYQPTLSTEMGSLQERITSTKEGSITSIQAVYVPADDLTDPAPATTFAHLDATTVLSRGLAAKGIYPAVDPLDSTSTMLQPRIVGEEHYETAQRVKQTLQRYKELQDIIAILGLDELSEEDRLTVARARKIERFLSQPFFVAEVFTGSPGKYVGLAETIRGFKLILSGELDGLPEQAFYLVGNIEEATAKATNLEMESKSKK; encoded by the coding sequence ATGAGAATCAATCCTACTACTTCGGGCCCTGGAGTTTCCACACTTGAAAAAAAAACCTTGGGACGTATCGCTCAAATCATTGGTCCGGTACTGGATGTAGCTTTTCCCCCGGGCAAGATGCCTAATATTTATAACGCTCTGGTAGTTAAAGGTCGAGATACTGTCGGTCAAGAAATTAATGTCACTTGTGAGGTACAGCAATTATTAGGAAATAATCGCGTTAGGGCTGTAGCTATGAGTGCTACAGATGGTCTAACCAGAGGAATGGAAGTGGTTGACACGGGAGCTCCTCTAAGTGTTCCAGTCGGCGGAGCGACTCTTGGACGAATTTTCAACGTGCTTGGAGAGCCTGTTGATGATTTAGGGCCTGTAGATACTCGTACAACATCTCCTATTCATAGATCCGCGCCTGCCTTTATACAGTTAGATACAAAATTATCGATTTTTGAAACAGGAATTAAAGTAGTAGATCTTTTAGCTCCTTATCGCCGGGGGGGAAAAATAGGACTATTTGGGGGGGCTGGAGTAGGTAAAACCGTACTCATTATGGAATTGATCAACAACATTGCTAAAGCTCATGGGGGTGTATCCGTATTTGGCGGAGTAGGTGAACGTACTCGTGAAGGAAATGATCTTTATATGGAAATGAAGGAATCTGGAGTAATTAATGAAAAAAATATTGCAGAATCAAAAGTGGCTCTAGTCTACGGTCAGATGAATGAACCTCCCGGAGCTCGTATGAGAGTTGGTTTGACTGCCCTAACTATGGCGGAATATTTCCGAGATGTTAATGAACAAGACGTACTTCTATTTATCGACAATATCTTCCGTTTCGTCCAAGCAGGATCCGAAGTATCCGCCTTATTGGGTAGAATGCCTTCTGCTGTGGGTTATCAACCCACCCTTAGTACCGAAATGGGTTCTTTACAAGAAAGAATTACTTCTACCAAAGAGGGATCCATAACTTCTATTCAAGCAGTTTATGTACCTGCGGACGATTTGACCGACCCTGCTCCTGCCACAACATTTGCACATTTAGATGCTACGACCGTACTATCAAGAGGATTGGCTGCAAAAGGGATCTATCCAGCAGTCGATCCTTTAGATTCAACATCAACTATGCTACAACCTCGAATCGTTGGTGAGGAACATTATGAAACTGCACAAAGAGTTAAACAAACTTTACAACGTTACAAAGAACTTCAAGACATTATAGCTATCCTTGGGTTGGACGAATTATCCGAAGAGGATCGCTTAACTGTAGCAAGAGCACGAAAAATTGAGCGTTTCTTATCACAACCCTTTTTCGTCGCAGAAGTATTTACCGGTTCCCCGGGGAAATACGTTGGTCTAGCAGAAACCATTAGAGGGTTTAAATTGATCCTTTCCGGAGAATTAGATGGTCTTCCTGAACAAGCCTTTTATTTGGTAGGTAACATCGAGGAAGCTACTGCAAAGGCTACGAACTTAGAAATGGAGAGTAAATCGAAGAAATGA
- the rbcL gene encoding ribulose 1,5-bisphosphate carboxylase/oxygenase large subunit, with translation MSPQTETKASVGFKAGVKDYKLTYYTPEYETKDTDILAAFRVTPQPGVPPEEAGAAVAAESSTGTWTTVWTDGLTSLDRYKGRCYHIEPVAGEENQYICYVAYPLDLFEEGSVTNMFTSIVGNVFGFKALRALRLEDLRIPTAYTKTFQGPPHGIQVERDKLNKYGRPLLGCTIKPKLGLSAKNYGRAVYECLRGGLDFTKDDENVNSQPFMRWRDRFLFCAEALYKAQAETGEIKGHYLNATAGTCEEMIKRAVFARELGAPIVMHDYLTGGFTANTSLAHYCRDNGLLLHIHRAMHAVIDRQKNHGMHFRVLAKALRMSGGDHIHAGTVVGKLEGEREITLGFVDLLRDDFIEKDRSRGIYFTQDWVSLPGVLPVASGGIHVWHMPALTEIFGDDSVLQFGGGTLGHPWGNAPGAVANRVALEACVQARNEGRDLAREGNEIIREASKWSPELAAACEVWKEIKFEFEAMDTL, from the coding sequence ATGTCACCACAAACAGAGACTAAAGCAAGTGTTGGATTCAAAGCCGGTGTTAAAGATTATAAACTGACTTATTATACTCCTGAATATGAAACCAAAGATACTGATATCTTGGCAGCATTCCGAGTAACTCCTCAACCTGGAGTTCCGCCTGAGGAAGCAGGGGCTGCAGTAGCCGCTGAATCTTCTACTGGTACCTGGACAACTGTGTGGACCGATGGGCTTACCAGCCTTGATCGTTATAAAGGAAGATGCTACCACATCGAGCCTGTTGCTGGAGAAGAAAATCAATATATATGTTATGTAGCTTACCCTTTAGACCTTTTTGAAGAAGGTTCTGTTACTAATATGTTTACTTCCATTGTGGGTAATGTATTTGGGTTCAAAGCCCTGCGCGCTCTACGTCTGGAGGATCTGAGAATCCCTACTGCATATACTAAAACTTTCCAAGGCCCGCCTCATGGTATCCAAGTTGAGAGAGATAAATTGAACAAGTATGGTCGTCCCCTATTGGGATGTACTATTAAACCTAAATTGGGGTTATCCGCTAAGAACTACGGTAGAGCGGTTTATGAATGTCTTCGTGGTGGACTTGATTTTACGAAGGATGATGAGAACGTGAACTCACAACCATTTATGCGTTGGAGAGACCGTTTCTTATTTTGTGCCGAAGCACTTTATAAAGCACAGGCTGAAACTGGTGAAATCAAGGGGCATTACTTGAATGCTACTGCGGGTACATGTGAAGAAATGATCAAAAGGGCTGTATTTGCCAGAGAGTTGGGAGCTCCTATCGTAATGCATGACTACTTAACAGGGGGATTCACTGCAAATACTAGCTTGGCTCATTATTGCCGAGATAATGGTCTACTTCTTCACATCCACCGTGCAATGCATGCAGTTATTGATAGACAGAAAAATCATGGTATGCACTTCCGTGTACTAGCTAAAGCTTTACGTATGTCTGGTGGAGATCATATTCACGCTGGTACCGTAGTAGGTAAACTTGAAGGAGAAAGAGAGATTACTTTAGGCTTTGTTGATTTACTACGTGATGATTTTATTGAAAAAGATCGAAGCCGCGGTATTTATTTCACTCAAGATTGGGTCTCTCTACCGGGTGTTCTGCCCGTGGCTTCTGGAGGTATCCACGTTTGGCATATGCCTGCTCTGACCGAGATCTTTGGAGATGATTCCGTACTACAATTCGGCGGAGGAACTTTAGGACACCCTTGGGGAAATGCACCGGGTGCTGTAGCTAATCGAGTAGCTCTAGAAGCATGCGTACAAGCTCGTAATGAGGGACGTGATCTTGCTCGTGAAGGTAATGAAATTATCCGCGAGGCTAGCAAATGGAGTCCTGAACTAGCTGCTGCTTGTGAAGTATGGAAGGAGATCAAATTTGAATTCGAAGCAATGGATACTTTGTAA
- the accD gene encoding Acetyl-CoA carboxylase carboxyltransferase beta subunit, giving the protein MEKWWFNSMLSKGKLEYRRGLSKSSDRLGPIENTSLSEDAVINDTIHSWSASSNYSNGDPLVGVRDIRNFISDDTFLVRDSNRDIYSIYFDIQNQIFEIDNDPSLLSELESSFFSFRNYSYLKNASKNNDSHYDRYMYDTKYSWNNHINSCIDSYLRSQICIESSILSGSHNYSDSYIYNYICGESGNSNEKRSSNIRTVRNTIDFNIRENSTNFDLIQKYRHLWVQCENCYGLNYKKFFKSKMNICEQCGYHLKMSSSDRIELSIDPGTWDPMDEDMVSLDPIEFHSEEEPYKDRIDSYQRNTGLTEAVQTGTGRLNGIPIAIGVMDFQFMGGSMGSVVGEKITRLIEYATNQFLPLILVCASGGARMQEGSLSLMQMAKISAALYDYQSNKKLFYVSILTSPTTGGVTASFGMLGDIIIAEPNAYIAFAGKRVIEQTLNKTVPEGSQAAEYLFHKGLFDPIVPRNPLKGVLSELLKLHAFFPLNSNSIK; this is encoded by the coding sequence ATGGAAAAATGGTGGTTCAATTCGATGTTGTCTAAGGGGAAATTAGAATACAGGCGTGGCCTAAGTAAATCAAGCGATAGGCTTGGTCCTATTGAAAATACCAGTCTAAGTGAAGATGCGGTTATAAATGATACGATTCATAGTTGGAGTGCTAGTTCTAATTACAGTAATGGTGATCCTTTAGTAGGTGTCAGGGACATTCGGAATTTTATCTCTGATGACACCTTTTTAGTTAGAGATAGTAATAGGGATATTTATTCCATATATTTTGATATTCAAAATCAAATTTTTGAGATTGACAATGATCCTTCTTTACTGAGTGAACTAGAAAGTTCTTTTTTTAGTTTTCGTAATTATAGTTATCTGAAGAATGCATCTAAGAATAATGATTCCCACTATGATCGTTACATGTATGATACTAAATATAGTTGGAATAATCACATTAATAGTTGCATTGACTCTTATCTTCGTTCTCAAATCTGTATTGAGAGTTCCATTTTAAGTGGTAGTCACAATTACAGTGACAGTTACATTTATAATTACATTTGTGGTGAAAGTGGAAATAGTAATGAAAAGAGGAGCTCCAATATAAGAACTGTCAGGAATACTATTGATTTCAATATAAGAGAAAATTCGACTAATTTCGATTTGATTCAAAAATATAGGCATTTGTGGGTTCAATGCGAAAATTGTTATGGATTAAATTATAAGAAATTTTTTAAGTCAAAAATGAATATTTGTGAACAATGTGGATATCATTTGAAAATGAGTAGTTCAGATCGAATCGAACTTTCGATTGATCCAGGTACTTGGGATCCTATGGATGAAGACATGGTTTCTCTGGATCCTATTGAATTTCATTCGGAAGAAGAACCTTATAAAGATCGTATTGATTCTTATCAAAGAAACACGGGATTAACCGAAGCTGTTCAAACAGGTACAGGTCGACTAAATGGTATTCCCATAGCAATTGGAGTTATGGATTTTCAGTTTATGGGGGGTAGTATGGGATCCGTAGTAGGCGAGAAAATCACCCGCTTGATCGAGTATGCTACCAATCAATTTTTACCTCTTATTCTAGTGTGTGCTTCCGGAGGAGCACGTATGCAAGAAGGAAGTTTGAGCTTGATGCAAATGGCTAAAATATCTGCTGCTTTATATGATTATCAATCAAATAAAAAGTTATTCTATGTATCTATCCTTACATCTCCTACTACTGGTGGGGTGACGGCTAGTTTTGGGATGTTGGGGGATATCATTATTGCCGAACCTAATGCCTACATTGCATTCGCTGGTAAAAGAGTAATTGAACAAACATTGAATAAGACAGTACCTGAAGGTTCACAAGCGGCTGAATATTTATTCCATAAGGGCTTATTCGATCCAATCGTACCACGTAATCCTTTAAAGGGTGTTTTGAGTGAGTTATTGAAGCTTCACGCTTTTTTTCCTTTGAATTCAAATTCCATTAAGTAG
- the psaI gene encoding photosystem I subunit VIII, which produces MTNLPSIFVPLVGLVFPAIAMASLFLHVQKNKIV; this is translated from the coding sequence ATGACAAACTTACCCTCTATTTTTGTGCCTTTAGTAGGCCTAGTATTTCCGGCAATTGCAATGGCTTCTTTATTTCTTCATGTTCAAAAAAACAAGATTGTTTAG
- the ycf4 gene encoding photosystem I assembly protein ycf4, translating into MSWRSEHIWIELIVGSRKISNFCWAFILFLGSLGFVLVGTSSYLGQNLISLVASQEIHFFPQGIVMSFYGIAGLFISSYLWCTISWNVGSGYDRFDRKEGIVCIFRWGFPGKNRRIFLRFRMKDIQSIRIEVKEGIYARRILYMEIKGQGAIPLTRSDENLTPREIEQKAAELAYFLRVPIEVF; encoded by the coding sequence ATGAGTTGGCGATCAGAACATATATGGATAGAACTTATAGTGGGGTCTCGAAAAATAAGTAATTTCTGCTGGGCCTTTATCCTTTTTTTAGGTTCATTAGGATTCGTATTGGTTGGAACTTCCAGTTATCTGGGTCAGAATTTGATATCTTTAGTTGCGTCTCAGGAAATCCATTTTTTCCCACAGGGAATCGTGATGTCTTTCTACGGGATCGCGGGTCTCTTTATTAGTTCCTATTTGTGGTGCACAATTTCGTGGAATGTGGGTAGTGGCTATGATCGATTCGATAGAAAAGAAGGAATAGTGTGTATTTTTCGTTGGGGATTTCCTGGAAAAAATCGTCGTATCTTCCTACGATTCCGTATGAAAGATATTCAGTCCATCAGAATAGAAGTTAAAGAGGGGATTTATGCTCGTCGTATCCTTTATATGGAAATCAAAGGACAGGGGGCCATTCCCTTGACGCGTAGTGATGAGAATTTGACTCCGCGAGAAATTGAGCAAAAAGCTGCCGAATTGGCCTATTTCTTGCGCGTACCAATTGAAGTATTTTGA